In Drosophila teissieri strain GT53w chromosome 2R, Prin_Dtei_1.1, whole genome shotgun sequence, the following proteins share a genomic window:
- the LOC122613288 gene encoding uncharacterized protein LOC122613288 codes for MRVQLTLLTICIFLCSAAAEDLDLVHEIRSEVEELIKGTEELNHGLQKVKDVQKGIEEKFKHQRDEIELIAGLEVAIAKLETNVQSSFQATATGVGNLTAIVNAIQSQNENSIKNLTKVELDIRRALGQVAANQNKYEQNLNEVALSVTSHLAEIQQVLSQAVIGELISLDNKAKVLQEQQRNIVGQVGYLGELKALADRANRKVNQLEWGLVILNRTQSESLNSIEHTVNGVQVATSQVDHKLGALLNNQKNIERSLNGCKHKNPSHQKPHEIWTHPAHAPINQPKPEGNQGYESSYASQDEAEFLYKLWYGKGQQH; via the exons ATGAGAGTGCAACTGACTTTGCTAACGATATGCATTTTCCTATGCTCTGCTGCAGCAGAGGATCTGGACTTAGTCCATGAGATCCGCAGTGAAGTGGAGGAGCTTATCAAAGGTACTGAAGAGCTGAACCATGGACTGCAAAAAGTGAAAGACGTGCAGAAGGGCATTGAAGAGAAGTTCAAGCATCAGCGCGACGAGATCGAACTTATTGCAGGATTGGAGGTTGCTATAGCCAAGCTGGAAACAAACGTTCAAAGCAGCTTCCAAGCCACGGCCACCGGAGTAGGAAATTTGACAGCCATTGTTAACGCAATCCAGagccaaaatgaaaactcTATTAAGAATCTCACTAAAGTGGAGCTGGACATCAGGAGAGCCCTGGGGCAAGTGGCTgccaatcaaaacaaatacgAGCAGAACCTTAATGAGGTGGCCTTATCCGTCACCTCGCATCTGGCGGAGATTCAGCAGGTACTATCGCAGGCCGTCATAGGCGAACTCATCAGCTTGGACAACAAGGCGAAGGTCCTTCAGGAGCAGCAACGCAACATCGTGGGTCAAGTAGGATATCTGGGCGAACTAAAGGCCCTGGCAGATCGTGCCAATCGCAAAGTCAATCAATTGGAGTGGGGTCTGGTCATTCTTAACCGCACTCAGTCCGAAAGCCTCAACAGCATCGAGCACACTGTCAATGGAGTGCAAGTGGCCACCTCCCAGGTTGATCATAAACTTGGTGCCCTACTGAACAACCAGAAGAACATTGAACGGTCATTAAATGGCTGCAAGCACAAAAATCCGTCACACCAGAAGCCCCACGAGATCTGGACTCACCCAGCACACGCACCTATTAACCA GCCAAAACCAGAGGGAAATCAAGGATACGAAAGCAGCTATGCCTCCCAAGATGAGGCTGAATTCCTTTACAAACTCTGGTATGGAAAAGGACAGCAGCATTAA
- the LOC122612286 gene encoding nucleoside diphosphate-linked moiety X motif 19 isoform X1 has product MSKAAFPTKWRTSASVILVSRNAGISEDYKVLMLKRSDATAMVVNQTVFPGGLLDSEADESVAWLQYFEEFGVPKEALRRLVLTRDDRPAILAPQGTGCYDRFFERSRIWAREITLRLTAVRECFEEVGLLLCRSRRQLDFSAVSCAQHVSDLESWQRRVHNKPTEFLSLCRELKVVPDLWALHEWSAWASPGFIRKGHETVFFMAFVDKLPELLEEPSEVKETLWLSPFELLRQGSLGNVWFMPPQVYELSRLMGIKEYQSLLEFAIKRSVLGTTLYLPVGYNCHGSMVFVLPGDDFYVSEPHLVHEIISFPGSEDEFRARSKHLHRYTYGPAIRSLESNMPLPNGHLSPLTFHPERQKL; this is encoded by the exons ATGAGCAAGGCTGCTTTTCCTACCAAGTGGCGCACCTCGGCCAGTGTTATCCTGGTGTCCAGAAATGCTGGCATTAGCGAAGACTACAAG GTGCTTATGCTTAAGCGCAGTGATGCCACGGCTATGGTGGTCAATCAGACAGTGTTTCCCGGTGGCCTCCTGGACTCCGAAGCGGATGAAAGCGTAGCATGGCTACAGTACTTCGAGGAGTTTGGTGTTCCAAAAGAGGCACTACGCCGCCTGGTTCTCACCCGCGACGATCGTCCTGCCATTCTGGCGCCCCAGGGCACTGGCTGCTACGATCGGTTCTTCGAGCGTTCCCGCATTTGGGCTCG AGAGATTACACTGCGACTAACCGCCGTGAGGGAATGCTTTGAGGAGGTGGGTCTGCTGCTttgccggagccggagacaGCTGGATTTCAGTGCGGTATCTTGCGCTCAGCATGTCTCAGACCTGGAGTCGTGGCAGCGAAGGGTGCACAACAAGCCCACTGAGTTCCTATCCCTCTGTCGCGAGCTAAAGGTTGTTCCAGATTTGTGGGCGCTGCATGAGTGGTCTGCTTGGGCGAGTCCGGGATTCATACGCAAAGG GCATGAAACCGTGTTCTTCATGGCTTTTGTCGACAAGCTACCCGAACTACTGGAAGAACCATCCGAGGTCAAGGAAACGCTG tGGTTGTCACCTTTTGAACTGCTTCGTCAGGGTAGCTTGGGCAATGTTTGGTTCATGCCGCCACAGGTCTACGAATTGTCCCGGTTGATGGGAATTAAGGAGTACCAAAGTCTGTTGGAGTTTGCCATTAAGCGCAGCGTATTGGGCACTACCTTATACTTGCCGGTTGGCTATAACTGCCACGGCTCTATGGTTTTCGTCTTACCTG GCGATGACTTCTATGTTTCCGAACCTCACTTGGTTCACGAAATTATCAGTTTTCCTGGGTCAGAAGATGAGTTTAGAGCTCGTTCAAAGCATCTGCATCGCTATACCTATGGTCCCGCAATTCGGAGTTTGGAGTCAAATATGCCCCTGCCAAACGGACACCTGAGCCCGCTGACATTTCATCCTGAGCGCCAAAAGCTGTAA
- the LOC122612286 gene encoding nucleoside diphosphate-linked moiety X motif 19 isoform X2, giving the protein MSGLLGRVRDSYAKVFIALCRHETVFFMAFVDKLPELLEEPSEVKETLWLSPFELLRQGSLGNVWFMPPQVYELSRLMGIKEYQSLLEFAIKRSVLGTTLYLPVGYNCHGSMVFVLPGDDFYVSEPHLVHEIISFPGSEDEFRARSKHLHRYTYGPAIRSLESNMPLPNGHLSPLTFHPERQKL; this is encoded by the exons ATGAGTGGTCTGCTTGGGCGAGTCCGGGATTCATACGCAAAGG tttttattgcattatGTAGGCATGAAACCGTGTTCTTCATGGCTTTTGTCGACAAGCTACCCGAACTACTGGAAGAACCATCCGAGGTCAAGGAAACGCTG tGGTTGTCACCTTTTGAACTGCTTCGTCAGGGTAGCTTGGGCAATGTTTGGTTCATGCCGCCACAGGTCTACGAATTGTCCCGGTTGATGGGAATTAAGGAGTACCAAAGTCTGTTGGAGTTTGCCATTAAGCGCAGCGTATTGGGCACTACCTTATACTTGCCGGTTGGCTATAACTGCCACGGCTCTATGGTTTTCGTCTTACCTG GCGATGACTTCTATGTTTCCGAACCTCACTTGGTTCACGAAATTATCAGTTTTCCTGGGTCAGAAGATGAGTTTAGAGCTCGTTCAAAGCATCTGCATCGCTATACCTATGGTCCCGCAATTCGGAGTTTGGAGTCAAATATGCCCCTGCCAAACGGACACCTGAGCCCGCTGACATTTCATCCTGAGCGCCAAAAGCTGTAA
- the LOC122612285 gene encoding uncharacterized protein LOC122612285, with protein MKVLITFFFLGVCLCCIQADESIADLLKDNAKGVEAANVLLTRIAQVSEQTQVGLAEQKEALKVLTLVEKLLAKLTVALDVGSRNLVATLENISRQGEEYGNRTEAELLAVVRLQEGTKEILNVLEAKMDAYQRHVLHSSRNIDSSIDGLAKLITRTVLPQLNGLKCTFDSLETSQINVEVELKNLAGVKELSENSNLKLDVLEQQLKQLNRTQEQRLDILIDAVKHLQPHSSWKVEAVLRELIISQKRIELGLEECSRHQPHSEYGHDGPQESYQPTYGAEVPEPQHTHPKPKQVDLEQVWSINEEPKHGEHSEYNKAAAYAQSPELKKNYQSSSAVSWRQSVPWDYVSPYQSAPVHHHQPWNPAAAHGPNSIAKPKPCPKKELPTPASYVPLPHDQPESFKLPVDYDPNPNHEQSHKLHHETQSYNQEIYKPQPIQAGESFRIWYGDSSIPQGY; from the exons ATGAAAGTACTGATCACGTTCTTCTTTCTGGGCGTCTGCCTCTGTTGCATCCAAGCGGATGAGAGTATTGCTGATCTCCTGAAGGACAATGCGAAGGGCGTAGAGGCAGCCAATGTGCTTTTGACCAGGATTGCTCAAGTAAGCGAGCAGACCCAGGTCGGCTTGGCGGAGCAAAAGGAGGCACTGAAAGTCCTGACGCTCGTGGAGAAGCTGCTAGCAAAGCTGACTGTCGCTCTGGATGTTGGCTCCCGCAATCTGGTTGCTACCCTCGAAAACATCTCCCGGCAGGGGGAAGAATACGGCAATAGAACGGAGGCAGAACTCCTGGCAGTGGTCCGCCTGCAGGAGGGCACCAAGGAGATACTCAATGTGCTGGAGGCCAAAATGGATGCCTATCAGAGGCATGTGCTCCACAGTTCCCGCAATATTGACAGCAGCATCGACGGTCTGGCGAAACTTATTACTAGGACGGTGTTGCCACAATTAAATGGCCTGAAGTGTACCTTCGATAGCTTGGAGACGTCCCAAATCAACGTGGAGGTGGAGCTGAAGAATTTGGCTGGAGTCAAGGAGCTCAGTGAGAACTCCAACCTAAAGCTGGACGTGCTGGAACAGCAATTAAAACAACTTAATCGCACTCAGGAGCAGCGCCTGGACATCCTAATCGATGCAGTGAAGCATCTGCAGCCTCACAGTTCCTGGAAAGTGGAGGCTGTCCTCCGCGAACTGATCATATCGCAGAAACGCATCGAGCTGGGTTTGGAAGAGTGCAGCCGTCACCAGCCCCATTCGGAATATGGACATGATGGCCCCCAGGAGTCCTATCAGCCCACTTACGGAGCTGAGGTCCCAGAGCCGCAGCATACTCATCCCAAGCCCAAGCAAGTGGATCTAGAACAGGTATGGAGCATCAACGAAGAACCCAAGCACG GAGAACACTCTGAATATAACAAAGCTGCCGCCTATGCCCAGTCCCCCGAGCTAAAAAAGAACTATCAGAGCTCCAGTGCCGTGTCCTGGCGGCAGTCGGTGCCCTGGGATTACGTCTCACCATATCAGTCCGCCCCAGTTCACCACCACCAGCCATGGAACCCAGCTGCTGCCCACGGTCCCAACTCCATTGCCAAGCCGAAGCCATGTCCCAAGAAAGAGCTCCCCACTCCGGCATCCTATGTTCCATTGCCACATGACCAGCCTGAGTCCTTCAAACTTCCTGTGGATTATGATCCCAATCCTAACCACGAGCAATCCCATAAGCTCCATCATGAAACCCAGTCTTACAATCAGGAAATCTACAAGCCACAGCCCATCCAGGCAGGAGAGTCTTTCAGAATTTGGTATGGAGACAGTTCCATCCCTCAAGGATactaa